In a genomic window of Ralstonia nicotianae:
- a CDS encoding ABC transporter permease: MANRPISRLSLRAWQLGLLVATLAVWHVATRSQEVAFFFGEPLIVAQRIWSWFVTEGDIYQHLGVTLAETVLAFGIGTATGLGAGLWLALSPSASAVLDPYIKAANSMPRVILAPIFGVWFGLGIWSKVALAVTLVFFIVFFNVYQGVKEVSPVVLANARMLGASRRQLLRFVYLPSATSWVFSSLHTSVGLAFVGAVVGEYLGSARGVGYLILQAEGTFDINTVFAGIVVLTVFALVLDWLVGLAEKRLMRWQPKTGETEKL; this comes from the coding sequence ATGGCCAATCGTCCGATTTCCCGGCTTTCGTTGCGTGCCTGGCAGCTTGGGCTGCTGGTCGCCACCCTGGCCGTGTGGCATGTCGCCACGCGCTCGCAGGAGGTGGCGTTCTTCTTCGGCGAACCGCTGATCGTTGCCCAGCGCATCTGGTCGTGGTTCGTCACGGAGGGTGACATCTATCAGCATCTCGGCGTCACGCTGGCCGAGACCGTGCTGGCCTTCGGCATCGGCACCGCCACCGGCCTGGGCGCGGGGCTGTGGCTGGCGCTGAGCCCGTCCGCCTCGGCCGTGCTGGACCCGTACATCAAGGCCGCCAACTCGATGCCGCGCGTGATTCTGGCGCCGATCTTCGGCGTGTGGTTCGGGCTGGGCATCTGGTCCAAGGTGGCGCTGGCCGTCACGCTGGTGTTTTTCATCGTTTTCTTCAACGTCTACCAGGGCGTGAAGGAGGTCAGCCCGGTGGTGCTGGCCAACGCGCGCATGCTGGGCGCCTCGCGGCGGCAGCTGCTGCGCTTCGTCTACCTGCCGAGCGCGACCAGCTGGGTGTTCTCGTCGCTGCACACTTCGGTCGGGCTGGCCTTCGTCGGCGCGGTGGTGGGCGAATACCTGGGCTCCGCGCGCGGCGTCGGCTACCTGATCCTGCAGGCCGAGGGTACCTTCGATATCAACACGGTGTTCGCCGGCATCGTCGTGCTGACCGTGTTCGCGCTGGTGCTGGACTGGCTGGTCGGCCTGGCGGAAAAGCGCCTGATGCGCTGGCAGCCGAAGACCGGCGAAACCGAAAAACTGTAA
- a CDS encoding ABC transporter ATP-binding protein: MTTPALSFDRITCTFISADQPAQRYTAVQDTSLDVQAGEFVSVVGPTGCGKSTLLNLAAGLLQPSSGQVRVFGEPLAGINRRAGYMFQAEALMPWRSALGNVLAGLEFRGMPAAEAQDLARSWLARVGLAGFEDRYPHQLSGGMRKRVSLAQTLVLDPDIILMDEPFSALDIQTRQLMENEVLDLWAAKRKAVLFITHDLDEAIAMSDRVVVLAAGPGTRPIGEFAIDLPRPRDVAEIRDDAGFVDLHARIWGVLRDEVLKGYAQHRRAA, translated from the coding sequence ATGACGACGCCCGCGCTTTCGTTCGACCGGATCACCTGCACCTTCATCTCGGCTGACCAGCCCGCTCAGCGCTACACCGCCGTCCAGGACACCTCGCTCGATGTCCAGGCCGGCGAGTTCGTCTCGGTGGTGGGGCCGACCGGCTGCGGCAAGTCCACGCTGCTGAACCTGGCGGCGGGGCTGCTGCAGCCGTCCTCGGGGCAGGTGCGCGTGTTCGGCGAGCCGCTGGCCGGCATCAACCGCCGCGCCGGCTACATGTTCCAGGCCGAGGCGCTGATGCCCTGGCGCAGCGCGCTCGGCAACGTCCTGGCGGGACTGGAATTCCGCGGCATGCCGGCCGCGGAAGCGCAGGACCTGGCGCGTTCGTGGCTCGCGCGCGTCGGCCTGGCCGGGTTTGAAGACCGCTATCCGCACCAGCTCTCCGGCGGCATGCGCAAGCGCGTGAGCCTGGCGCAGACGCTGGTGCTGGACCCGGACATCATCCTGATGGACGAGCCGTTCTCCGCGCTCGACATCCAGACCCGCCAGTTGATGGAGAACGAGGTGCTTGACCTGTGGGCCGCCAAGCGCAAGGCCGTGCTGTTCATCACCCACGACCTGGACGAGGCGATCGCCATGAGCGACCGCGTGGTGGTGCTCGCCGCCGGTCCCGGCACCCGCCCGATCGGCGAATTCGCGATCGACCTGCCGCGCCCGCGCGATGTGGCCGAGATTCGCGACGACGCCGGTTTCGTCGACTTGCATGCGCGCATCTGGGGCGTGCTGCGCGATGAAGTGCTCAAGGGCTACGCGCAGCACCGCCGCGCCGCCTGA
- a CDS encoding ABC transporter substrate-binding protein translates to MSMQGIGRWTKWMGAALCAASLLAASPAALAQGKPEKTKVTIAVGGKALFYYLPLTIAERLGYFKDEGLDVEIVDFAGGAKALQAVVGGSADVVSGAYEHTLVLQAKGQTYQEFVLQGRAPQIVLAVNNKTMPNYKSIADLKGKRIGVTAPGSSTNIMVNYVLARAGIKPSEVSFIGVGPSSGAIAAVRAGQIDALANLDPVTSMLTQKNEVRIISDTRTLADTRAVFGGNMPAGCLYASTSFIQKNPNTTQALTNAMVRALKWLQKAGPSDIVKTVPESYLLGDRALYLAAWEKVREAISPDGVMPADGPATALRTLSEFDADVKGKPIKLDQTFTNAFVQKADAKYK, encoded by the coding sequence ATGAGCATGCAAGGCATCGGGCGCTGGACCAAGTGGATGGGCGCGGCGCTGTGCGCGGCGAGCCTGCTGGCGGCCAGCCCCGCCGCGCTGGCGCAAGGCAAGCCCGAGAAAACCAAGGTGACGATCGCCGTGGGCGGCAAGGCGCTGTTCTACTACCTGCCGCTGACGATCGCCGAGCGCCTGGGCTATTTCAAGGACGAGGGCCTCGACGTCGAGATCGTCGACTTCGCCGGCGGCGCCAAGGCCCTGCAGGCCGTGGTGGGCGGCAGCGCGGACGTGGTGAGCGGCGCCTACGAGCACACGCTGGTGCTGCAGGCCAAGGGCCAGACCTACCAGGAGTTCGTGCTGCAGGGCCGCGCCCCGCAGATCGTGCTGGCGGTCAACAACAAGACCATGCCCAACTACAAGTCGATCGCCGACCTGAAAGGCAAGCGGATCGGCGTGACCGCGCCGGGCTCGTCGACCAACATCATGGTCAACTACGTGCTGGCGCGCGCCGGCATCAAGCCGAGCGAAGTCTCGTTCATCGGCGTGGGGCCGAGCAGCGGCGCGATCGCCGCCGTGCGCGCCGGGCAGATCGATGCGCTGGCCAACCTCGATCCGGTCACGTCGATGCTGACGCAGAAGAATGAAGTGCGCATCATCTCCGACACGCGCACGCTGGCCGATACCCGCGCGGTGTTCGGCGGCAACATGCCGGCCGGCTGCCTGTACGCATCCACCTCGTTCATCCAGAAGAACCCGAACACCACGCAGGCGCTCACCAACGCCATGGTGCGCGCGCTGAAGTGGCTGCAGAAGGCGGGCCCGTCGGACATCGTCAAGACGGTGCCGGAGTCTTACCTGCTGGGTGACCGCGCGCTGTACCTGGCCGCGTGGGAGAAGGTGCGCGAGGCCATCTCGCCCGACGGCGTGATGCCGGCCGACGGCCCGGCCACCGCGCTGCGCACGCTGTCCGAATTCGACGCGGATGTGAAGGGCAAGCCGATCAAGCTGGACCAGACCTTCACCAACGCCTTCGTGCAGAAGGCCGACGCCAAGTACAAGTAA
- a CDS encoding CaiB/BaiF CoA transferase family protein, translating to MPTQVLQDIRVLELGQLIAGPFAAKTLADFGAQVIKIEPPGQGDPLRKWRMLHEGTSVWWEAQSRNKQSVCVDLRVPEGQDVVRRLAAEADVLIENFRPGTMEKWGLSYEALSAINPGLIMLRVSGYGQTGPKRDEPGFAAIAEAMAGLRYLTGEPGRPPARAGLSLGDTIAGLHGALGVLLALYERDARGGKGQVIDVALYESVFNLTESLLPEYAVFGAVRQPAGGALPGIAPSNAYRCAGGAYVLIAANGDNIFRRLMLRMGRPDLADDPGLARNDGRAARADEIDAAINAWTGTLSIDDVLAALHEADVPGGRIYTVADIAADPHYRARGVIETVRAQSGIDVDMPGVVPKLSGTPGAVQASAPRLGQHTREVLRRHGLTDAQIDALASQGVIADAAK from the coding sequence ATGCCGACACAGGTTTTGCAGGACATCCGCGTGCTCGAACTCGGGCAACTGATCGCCGGGCCGTTTGCCGCCAAGACGCTGGCGGACTTCGGCGCGCAGGTCATCAAGATCGAACCGCCGGGGCAGGGCGACCCGCTGCGCAAATGGCGGATGCTGCATGAGGGCACCTCGGTGTGGTGGGAGGCGCAGTCGCGCAACAAGCAGTCGGTGTGCGTCGACCTGCGTGTGCCGGAGGGGCAGGACGTGGTGCGCCGGCTCGCGGCCGAGGCCGATGTGCTGATCGAGAATTTCCGGCCCGGTACGATGGAGAAGTGGGGGCTGTCGTACGAGGCGCTGTCGGCCATCAACCCGGGGCTGATCATGCTGCGCGTGTCGGGCTACGGCCAGACCGGGCCCAAGCGCGATGAGCCCGGCTTCGCGGCCATCGCCGAGGCCATGGCCGGCCTGCGCTACCTGACGGGAGAGCCGGGCCGGCCGCCGGCACGCGCCGGGCTGTCGCTGGGCGACACCATCGCCGGCCTGCACGGTGCCCTGGGCGTGCTGCTGGCGCTGTACGAGCGCGATGCGCGCGGCGGCAAGGGGCAGGTGATCGACGTGGCGCTGTACGAGTCGGTGTTCAACCTGACGGAGAGCCTGTTGCCCGAATACGCCGTGTTCGGCGCGGTGCGCCAGCCGGCGGGCGGCGCGCTTCCTGGCATCGCGCCATCCAATGCCTACCGCTGCGCGGGCGGCGCGTACGTGCTGATCGCCGCCAACGGCGACAACATTTTTCGCCGCCTGATGCTGCGCATGGGCCGCCCCGACCTTGCCGACGACCCCGGCCTCGCCCGCAACGACGGCCGTGCCGCGCGCGCCGACGAGATCGACGCCGCCATCAACGCCTGGACCGGCACGCTGTCCATCGACGACGTCCTGGCCGCCCTGCACGAGGCTGACGTGCCCGGCGGGCGCATCTACACCGTGGCCGACATCGCGGCCGATCCGCATTACCGCGCGCGCGGCGTGATCGAGACCGTGCGCGCGCAATCGGGCATCGACGTGGACATGCCGGGCGTGGTGCCCAAGCTGTCCGGCACGCCAGGGGCGGTGCAGGCGAGCGCGCCGCGCCTCGGCCAGCATACGCGCGAGGTCCTGCGCAGGCACGGCCTGACCGACGCGCAGATCGACGCGCTGGCCTCCCAGGGCGTCATCGCGGACGCCGCAAAATAG
- a CDS encoding LysR substrate-binding domain-containing protein, whose product MNLARFDLVTLGLFVAVARLGSISAGARQSHLAVAAASKRISDLEAAVGAPLLYRHAAGVELTEAGQACFRHAVGILQDVERMAGALSDFAAGTRGLVRVWANTSSITQFLADDLAAFMLANPAIRIALEEQDSGDIVAALRENRADLGIFAAGTPCEGLQSFDYREDDLALVTPRGHPLAGRKQARFAEAADFDFVSLPPGTSLAAQLLEESQRLGRPLRLRIQVRSFEAVCRMVASGLGVGVLPRIAAQAHVSSLPGAGLALVPLDDDWAHRRLLVGVRDPDALTSSARLLMTHLLGNPAALRL is encoded by the coding sequence ATGAATCTCGCTCGCTTCGATCTCGTCACGCTTGGCCTGTTTGTTGCGGTGGCCAGGCTGGGCAGCATCTCGGCCGGGGCGCGCCAGTCGCACCTGGCGGTGGCGGCGGCGAGCAAGCGCATTTCGGACCTGGAAGCGGCCGTGGGCGCGCCGCTGCTGTACCGGCACGCCGCCGGCGTCGAACTGACCGAAGCCGGCCAGGCGTGCTTCCGCCATGCGGTGGGCATCCTGCAGGATGTCGAGCGTATGGCGGGCGCGCTGTCCGACTTCGCGGCGGGCACGCGCGGGCTGGTACGGGTGTGGGCCAACACCTCGTCGATCACGCAGTTCCTGGCCGACGACCTGGCCGCCTTCATGCTGGCCAATCCGGCCATCCGCATCGCGCTGGAGGAACAGGACAGCGGCGACATCGTTGCCGCGCTGCGCGAGAACCGGGCCGATCTCGGCATCTTCGCCGCCGGCACGCCATGCGAGGGCCTGCAGTCGTTCGACTATCGCGAGGACGACCTCGCCCTGGTCACGCCGCGCGGCCACCCGCTGGCGGGCCGCAAGCAGGCGCGCTTTGCCGAGGCCGCCGATTTCGATTTCGTCAGCCTGCCCCCGGGCACCTCGCTGGCCGCGCAGCTGCTGGAAGAAAGCCAGCGCCTGGGCCGGCCGTTGCGCCTGCGCATCCAGGTGCGCAGCTTCGAGGCAGTCTGCCGCATGGTGGCCTCGGGGCTCGGGGTGGGCGTGCTGCCGCGCATTGCCGCGCAGGCGCATGTCTCCAGCCTGCCGGGCGCGGGCCTCGCGCTGGTGCCGCTGGACGACGACTGGGCGCATCGCCGCCTGCTGGTGGGCGTACGCGACCCCGATGCGCTGACCAGCTCGGCGCGCCTGCTGATGACGCATCTGCTCGGCAATCCCGCCGCGCTCCGACTCTGA
- a CDS encoding carbohydrate porin — MPLLFPRQIARPLPRHTERAAARRLRNTLAALALGLGLHGTALADPAAPNAPEPAATQDLPEPQPWNLHGQFTSVTQWHPAFSARYSGPNSLTPASEDRATTDLTLFLGVRLWKGAELYANPEIDQGFGLNNTLGMAGFPSAEAYKVGKNDPYHKLPRLFLRQVIDLGGAPQAMESAPNQLGGTRAADNLTLTIGKFSVIDIFDTNAYAHDPRGDFLNWSVVDAGAFDYAADAWGYTHGAAVEWTQSWWTVRGGFFALSKVPNSATIDTSYKQYAWVGEFEARHQWLGRPGKVKLLAFANRARMGGYGDALSLAQQTGDTPDTSLVRHLAWRAGIALNVEQELAPDLGFFARASMNDGSKETYEFTDINRSVSAGFSLKGDRWGRHDDTVGVAVVVNGLSRAARRYFEAGGLGVLIGDGALNYGTERIAELYYNWAAMRHLTLGLNYQYVVHPAYNRDRGPVSIVGLRVHADF, encoded by the coding sequence ATGCCCTTGCTGTTTCCCCGCCAGATCGCCCGCCCTTTGCCCCGGCACACGGAACGTGCCGCCGCCCGCCGCCTGCGCAACACCCTTGCGGCCCTCGCGCTCGGCCTGGGCCTGCACGGCACGGCACTGGCCGATCCGGCCGCCCCCAATGCCCCCGAGCCCGCGGCCACGCAAGACCTGCCCGAGCCGCAGCCGTGGAATCTGCATGGGCAATTCACTAGCGTCACGCAGTGGCACCCCGCCTTCAGCGCGCGCTACAGCGGCCCCAACAGCCTGACGCCCGCCAGCGAAGACCGCGCAACGACGGACCTGACCCTGTTCCTCGGCGTGCGCCTGTGGAAGGGCGCCGAGCTGTATGCAAACCCGGAGATCGACCAGGGTTTCGGTCTGAACAACACGCTGGGCATGGCCGGCTTTCCGAGCGCCGAAGCGTACAAGGTCGGCAAGAACGATCCGTACCACAAGCTGCCTCGCCTCTTCCTGCGGCAGGTCATCGACCTCGGCGGCGCGCCGCAGGCGATGGAGTCGGCGCCCAACCAGCTCGGCGGGACCCGCGCGGCGGACAACCTGACCCTCACCATCGGCAAGTTCTCGGTAATCGACATCTTCGACACCAATGCCTACGCGCACGATCCGCGCGGGGATTTCCTGAACTGGTCCGTGGTCGATGCCGGCGCCTTCGATTACGCGGCCGATGCCTGGGGCTATACCCATGGCGCGGCGGTGGAATGGACCCAGTCGTGGTGGACGGTCCGCGGCGGCTTCTTCGCGCTGTCAAAGGTGCCAAACAGCGCGACGATCGACACGTCGTATAAGCAATACGCCTGGGTCGGCGAATTCGAAGCGCGCCATCAGTGGCTCGGGCGCCCCGGCAAGGTCAAGCTGCTCGCCTTCGCCAACCGCGCCAGGATGGGTGGCTACGGCGATGCCCTGAGCCTCGCGCAGCAGACCGGGGACACCCCCGATACGTCCCTCGTCCGGCACCTCGCGTGGCGCGCCGGCATCGCGCTGAACGTGGAGCAGGAGCTGGCACCCGATCTCGGCTTCTTCGCACGCGCCAGCATGAACGACGGCAGCAAGGAAACGTACGAGTTCACCGACATCAACCGGTCCGTCTCCGCCGGCTTCTCGCTCAAGGGCGACCGCTGGGGCCGCCACGACGACACGGTGGGCGTGGCGGTCGTGGTCAACGGCCTGTCGCGCGCGGCGCGGCGGTATTTCGAGGCCGGCGGCCTGGGCGTGCTGATCGGCGACGGCGCGCTGAACTACGGCACGGAGCGCATCGCCGAGCTGTACTACAACTGGGCCGCGATGCGGCACCTCACGCTCGGTCTCAACTACCAGTATGTGGTGCACCCCGCCTACAACCGGGATCGGGGCCCGGTGTCCATCGTGGGCCTGCGGGTCCACGCGGATTTCTGA
- the recR gene encoding recombination mediator RecR yields the protein MMRGGPGTPSALQMLIEALRVLPGVGPKSAQRMAYHLLQHDREGASRLAEALAEAAESIHHCSRCNTFTEQDVCETCLDPRRDASVLCVVETPADQMMIEQTLTYRGQYFVLMGRLSPLDNIGPKEIHLERLLARATDPALGGPCAEVILATNFTSEGEATAHYIGEMLKARGIKVSRLARGVPVGGELEYVDAGTIARAVLDRRQL from the coding sequence ATGATGCGCGGCGGTCCGGGCACGCCATCGGCGCTGCAGATGCTGATCGAGGCTTTGCGCGTGCTGCCGGGCGTGGGGCCGAAGTCTGCGCAGCGCATGGCCTATCACCTGCTGCAGCATGACCGCGAAGGCGCGTCGCGGCTGGCCGAAGCGCTGGCCGAAGCGGCCGAGTCGATCCACCATTGCAGCCGCTGCAACACCTTCACCGAGCAGGATGTCTGCGAGACCTGCCTGGACCCGCGCCGCGACGCCTCGGTGCTGTGCGTGGTGGAAACGCCCGCCGACCAGATGATGATCGAGCAGACGCTGACCTACCGCGGCCAGTATTTCGTGCTGATGGGGCGGCTCTCGCCGCTGGACAACATCGGCCCCAAGGAAATCCACCTCGAGCGCCTGCTGGCCCGGGCGACCGATCCGGCGCTGGGCGGGCCGTGCGCCGAAGTCATTCTCGCCACCAACTTCACCAGCGAGGGCGAGGCCACCGCGCACTACATCGGCGAGATGCTCAAGGCGCGCGGCATCAAGGTGTCGCGGCTGGCGCGCGGTGTGCCGGTGGGCGGCGAGCTGGAATACGTGGACGCGGGCACCATCGCCCGCGCGGTGCTGGACCGGCGCCAGCTCTGA
- a CDS encoding YbaB/EbfC family nucleoid-associated protein yields the protein MMKGQIAGLMKQAQQMQENMKKMQEQLSQIEVEGVSGAGLVKVVMTCKNDVKRVSIDPSLLAEGEDKELLEDLVAAAFNDAVRKAEATTQEKMGTVTSGLGGMASMLPPGFKLPF from the coding sequence ATGATGAAAGGCCAGATCGCTGGGCTGATGAAGCAAGCCCAGCAGATGCAGGAAAACATGAAGAAGATGCAGGAGCAGCTCAGCCAGATCGAGGTGGAGGGCGTGTCCGGCGCCGGCCTCGTGAAGGTGGTGATGACCTGCAAGAACGATGTGAAGCGCGTGTCGATCGACCCGAGCCTGCTGGCCGAAGGCGAAGACAAGGAGCTGCTGGAAGACCTCGTCGCCGCGGCCTTCAACGATGCGGTGCGCAAGGCCGAAGCCACCACGCAGGAGAAGATGGGCACGGTCACCTCCGGCCTGGGCGGCATGGCCAGCATGCTGCCGCCGGGCTTCAAGCTGCCGTTCTGA
- a CDS encoding DNA polymerase III subunit gamma/tau, whose translation MSYQVLARKWRPRDFTTLVGQEHVVKALTHALEQQRLHHAYLFTGTRGVGKTTLSRILAKSLNCIGTDGQGGITAQPCGVCRACTEIDAGRFVDYIEMDAASNRGVDEMAQLLDRAVYAPTAGRFKVYMIDEVHMLTNHAFNAMLKTLEEPPEHVKFILATTDPQKIPVTVLSRCLQFNLKQMPPGHIVSHLDRILGEEGIAHEPNALRLLASAAQGSMRDALSLTDQAIAYSAGEVTEAAVRGMLGAIDQSYLVRLLDALADENGAALIGIADEMAGRSLSFSGALQDLASLLQKIALAQVVPAAVQDDWPEADDIRRLAERFDAQSVQLFYQFANLGRNELALAPDEYAGFTMTLLRMLAFQPGQSGGDAPPPSGSGKRAVPSAGVQGGSSRPVVAAAAAGPVAQAVPAVRAERVVDAPRATYQADPPAAAAPAAAPAPATPAPASAPARRSPALEALAAARQASSRGARGGAAAPASAPAPVPAPAARPAAAGPRSNPAAAPASPPVRREPAAASAPADDFAPPPWEEMPDEFASPSPDQIDAAFAGWEAASTTRPGAQAAAARPAQSEPPAAAPVPARAAAPEPVVAATPPDLSASGLTAFDGDWPTLAARLPLRGLAQQLAHQSELVAVEGATVRLRVPLPALTEASVLERLEAALTEHFGTPVRVVCDIGAVRATAAAVDAEQRAQRQRDAEDAIAADPFVQALVRDFAATVVPGSIQPHAH comes from the coding sequence ATGAGTTATCAAGTGCTCGCCCGCAAGTGGCGCCCCCGCGATTTCACCACGCTGGTCGGTCAGGAACACGTGGTGAAGGCGCTCACGCATGCGCTCGAACAGCAGCGCCTGCACCACGCATACCTGTTCACGGGCACGCGTGGTGTCGGCAAGACGACGCTGTCGCGCATTCTCGCCAAATCGCTCAATTGCATCGGCACGGACGGGCAGGGCGGCATCACCGCGCAGCCGTGCGGCGTGTGCCGCGCCTGCACCGAGATCGATGCCGGGCGCTTCGTCGATTACATCGAGATGGACGCCGCCTCCAACCGCGGCGTCGACGAGATGGCGCAGCTGCTCGATCGCGCGGTCTACGCACCCACGGCCGGCCGCTTCAAGGTCTACATGATCGACGAAGTGCACATGCTGACCAACCACGCCTTCAACGCGATGCTGAAGACGCTGGAGGAGCCGCCCGAGCACGTCAAGTTCATCCTCGCGACCACCGACCCGCAGAAGATTCCCGTCACGGTGCTGTCGCGCTGCCTGCAGTTCAACCTGAAGCAGATGCCGCCGGGACACATCGTGTCCCACCTGGACCGCATCCTCGGCGAGGAGGGCATCGCGCACGAGCCCAATGCGCTGCGCCTGCTGGCCTCGGCCGCGCAGGGGTCGATGCGCGATGCGCTGTCGCTGACCGATCAGGCCATCGCGTACAGCGCCGGCGAAGTCACCGAGGCGGCCGTGCGCGGCATGCTGGGCGCGATCGACCAGAGCTACCTGGTGCGCCTGCTCGATGCGCTCGCCGACGAGAACGGCGCGGCACTGATCGGGATCGCCGACGAGATGGCCGGGCGCAGCCTGAGCTTCTCGGGGGCGCTGCAGGATCTGGCTTCGTTGCTGCAGAAGATCGCGCTGGCACAGGTCGTGCCCGCCGCCGTGCAGGACGACTGGCCCGAGGCCGACGACATCCGCCGCCTGGCCGAGCGCTTCGATGCGCAGTCGGTGCAACTGTTCTACCAGTTCGCCAACCTCGGTCGCAACGAACTGGCGCTGGCGCCCGACGAATACGCCGGCTTCACGATGACGCTGCTGCGCATGCTGGCGTTCCAGCCCGGCCAGTCGGGCGGCGATGCGCCGCCGCCGTCGGGTAGCGGCAAGCGTGCCGTGCCGTCGGCCGGCGTGCAGGGTGGATCGTCGCGGCCGGTTGTGGCGGCTGCTGCCGCCGGGCCGGTCGCCCAGGCGGTGCCTGCTGTGCGTGCGGAACGGGTGGTCGATGCACCGCGCGCGACGTATCAAGCCGATCCGCCGGCCGCCGCCGCACCGGCTGCAGCGCCTGCCCCAGCAACCCCGGCCCCGGCCAGTGCGCCGGCCCGCCGTTCACCGGCGCTGGAAGCGCTGGCCGCGGCGCGCCAGGCGTCGAGCCGGGGGGCGCGCGGCGGTGCCGCGGCGCCGGCTTCCGCGCCTGCCCCCGTGCCGGCGCCGGCCGCACGCCCGGCCGCGGCCGGTCCGCGCTCGAATCCGGCGGCTGCGCCTGCGTCGCCGCCGGTGCGCCGTGAACCGGCTGCCGCGTCCGCGCCTGCCGACGATTTTGCCCCGCCGCCCTGGGAGGAGATGCCCGACGAGTTCGCTTCGCCGTCTCCCGATCAGATCGACGCCGCGTTTGCCGGCTGGGAGGCGGCTTCGACCACGCGCCCGGGCGCGCAGGCTGCGGCCGCGCGCCCTGCGCAGAGTGAGCCGCCCGCCGCGGCGCCGGTGCCGGCCAGGGCTGCCGCACCGGAGCCGGTGGTCGCCGCCACGCCGCCCGACCTGAGCGCCAGCGGTCTGACGGCCTTCGACGGCGACTGGCCCACGCTCGCGGCACGTCTGCCGCTGCGCGGCCTAGCGCAGCAGTTGGCGCACCAGAGCGAGTTGGTCGCCGTGGAGGGCGCGACGGTACGCTTGCGTGTCCCGCTGCCGGCACTGACCGAGGCAAGCGTGCTCGAACGGCTGGAGGCGGCGCTGACGGAGCACTTCGGCACGCCGGTCCGCGTGGTTTGCGACATCGGTGCCGTCCGGGCCACGGCCGCCGCCGTCGATGCCGAGCAGCGTGCCCAGCGCCAGCGCGACGCCGAGGACGCCATCGCCGCCGATCCGTTCGTGCAGGCGCTGGTGCGGGACTTTGCCGCGACCGTCGTGCCCGGCTCGATCCAGCCGCACGCGCACTGA